In Deinococcus irradiatisoli, the genomic stretch CGCAGTCCGGTGAGTTCCACCACCGCCGTTTCACCGAGATGCAGGCGCGTGCCGACCGGCAACCCCAGCAAGTCCAGGCCCCGCGTGGAGACATTCTCGCCGAGGTCACCGGCCGCGACTTTGAATCCCCTGCCCACCAGCTCGTCCAGCAATTCGGCGTGAATCAAGTGCACCTGGCGCAAATTCGGCTGCGTCGGGTCGGCGGCGACGCGGGAACGGTGCTGGACAGTCACGCCGCTGTGGGCGTCTCCCTCCACCCCCAGGCCCGCGAGCAGATGGATGCGGGCACAGACCGGCTTGCTGAAATCGTGCCCGGCGGCGCGGCTGACGGCCACCACCTGGGGAGCGGTGTCAAAGGTTTCGGGGTGCTGTGTTGAACCGGACCATTGTGTCATGGCTGCCGCCCATCAGTATCCCCCTTTTCTTGATCGGGTGCGGTGTAATTTCACCTGACGCTCTCATGACGCTGGACCTATGATGGGTTCACCGGCAGAAGCAGCCAATCCACAGCCATCCAACTTCTCGCCGGTAAAGAGGTGACCTTGTGCATATCTACAAGCTGAGCGGACGCAACGTTGACGTGACCGATGCCCTGCGCGACTACGTGGAGAGCAAGCTGACGCGGCTCGACCGGTTCAACGGTCAGATCACCGACGCCCGCGTGACGCTCACCGTACGCGACGTCAGGGACGCCTCGCGCCGGAACCGCGTCGAAGTTCAGCTCAATGTGCCCAACGGCATCATCCGCGCCGAGGAGCACAACGCCGATATGTACGCCGCCATCGACAAGGCCGGGGACGTGCTCGAACGCCAGCTGCGAAAATTCAAGACCAAGATCATGCGCCACCGCAACGACGCGCCCATCGATGCCGAAGCGCCGGCGCAGGCCGACAGCGGCGACGATGTCAGCGAGTTCCGGCCCGACATCGTGCGCCAGAAGCGCTTCGACATGCGCCCGATGTCGGCCGAGGACGCCGTGACCCAGATGGAAGCGCTCGGCCACGACTTCTACGTGTTCATGAACATGAACACCAATTCCTGCGGGGTGGTCTACCGCCGCAAGGACGGGCATTACGGCCTGATCGAACCGAGCTGAAGGTCTGCCCGGACGCGGGGGAGAGGCGCGGCTTTTCCCCCGCGCTTTTACGTTTCGGCCAGCAGCGCGCGCGTCCGGTCCAGGTCGCGGCCCAACTGCGCCTTGAGTTCGTCGAGGCCGGAGAACTTCTGCTCGGCGCGGATGAAGTGAAAGAACTTGACCTGGAGTTCCTTGCCGTAGAGGTCGCCGTCGAAGTCGAGCAGGTTGACCTCGAAGCGCAGCACCGAGCCGTTCACGGTGGGCCGGTTCCCGATGTTGGCCATCCCGTCGTGGACCTCGGTGAGGCCCTCGGATTCCACCTGCACCCGCACCGCGAACACGCCCCGGGGCAGCGCCTTGCCCTGTGCCACCTGCACGTTGGCGGTGGGAAAGCCGATGGTGCGCCCCAGCTGATCGCCCTGCACCACCACGCCCTGGGCGCTGTAGTGGCGGCCCAGGAAGCGCTGGGCACTCTCAACCTGCCCCAGGCGCAGGAACTCGCGGATGCGGGTGCTCTTGATGTCCTCGCCGCCCAGGCTGTGCATCGGCAGGGCTGTCACGTCGCGGCTGACCCCGCGCAGGTCCTGCACGCTCCCGGCGCGGCCCTTGCCGAAGTAGAAGTCCTCGCCCACCACCACGGCGCGTGGGCGCAGGCTGCGCAGATCGTTCAGGAAGTCTTCCTTGGGCCGGGCGGCGAATTCGGCGGTGAACGGCACGGCGATGACCTCGTCGATGCCGTAGCGCGAGAGGAGTTCGAGTTTTTCCGGCAGGGTCGAGAGAAACTCGACGCCCTGGGTAAAGACCCGCGTGGGTGGATCGAAGGTGTAGACCACGCTGGGCACGTGGTGGTGCCGGGCACGTTCCCGCAGGCGGGCCAGGAGCGCCTGGTGGCCCAGGTGCAGACCGTCGAACGAACCGATCGCCACTACCGTTTCGGTATCGGGGCGCTGACTGGCCGACAGGTAGGTTTTCAAGTCAGTGGCGTCCCTGCTGGTCGCCGCCCTGCTGATCGACCCTGACGCCCAGGCCCGCTGCGGGCGGCGCGCCGGTCAGGGCCAGCAGCGCCGCCGTGACGGTGGTCGCGCTGCCTTTCAGGGAGCCGTCGCGCAGCCCGGCCAGCACCGCCTGCGGCTGAAGCCACAGCACCTCGATGTCCTCGTCGTCGTCCATCGGCAAGCGGGACTCGCGCGGATTCACCGCCCGGAACACGTGCAGCTCCTCGTCGCAGAAGCCGGGGCTGGAATAGAAGCGGGTCAGCAGCGTCATGTCGGCGTCGAGCCCGGCTTCCTCCTGCAGTTCGCGGCGAGCGGCGGCTTCCGGCGCTTCACCGTCGTCGATCAGGCCGGCCGGCACTTCGATGGTATGGGCCGCGATGGCGTGGCGAAACTGACGCACGCACAGCATCTCGCCCGCCGCGTTCAGCAGCAGCACTGCCACCGCCGGAGCGTGACGTACGATTTCCCATTTGCCGTCCTGGACTTCGAGGTCCACGATATGCCCGCTGTATAGGGTCCGGGTGTCGCTCATGGGGGGAAGTGTAGCAGGCGGCTCTGGCCTCTGGCCGCGAGGCCCGACGAGAAAGGGGCCGGCACCTCGCGGCGCGGCCCCTCTCCTTCACAGTGTGCTGTTCGGTTTAGCTCCGGTCCACCTGACGCAGGAACGCCGGAATGTCGTAGTCCTTGGGATCGTAGTGGCTCTGCCCACGCGAGGTGCGCACGGTGGAGGAGGGAATCGGATCGAGCCGCCCACCGCCCAGCGCACTCTGGGTTTCGTTGAAGCCGGTGGCGATGACCGTCACGCGCACCTCGTCGCCGGCGTTCTCGTCGAAAGACACGCCGAAGAGCATGTCGGGATCGTCGTAGCCGGTGGCGTCGCGGATCTTCTCCACGATCTCGTGGGCGTCGTTCATGGCGAGGTCGTAGCCGCCGGTGACGTTCACCAGAATCCGGCGCGCACCTTCCACACCGCGCTCGAGCAGCGGGCTGTTGATGGCGCTGGCAGCGGCCTCGTCGGCCAGCTTGTCGCCGCGCCCCGAGCCGATGCCCATCAGCACCGCGCCGGCGCCGGAGAGCAGGTTGCGCACGTCGGCGAAGTCGACGTTGATCATGCCCTCGACGTTGATCACGTCGCTGATGCCTTTCACGCCGTAGTACAGCACCCGGTCGGCGATCAGGAAGGCGTCGCGGATCGAGACCTTCTTGTCCACGGCGGTGAGCAGTTTCTCGTTGTTCACGACGATCATGCCGTCGACGCGCTCCTGCAACTTGGCGATGCCGTCCTCGGCCACCTTGCTGCGGCGCGGCCCCTCGAACTTGAAGGGCTTGGTGACGATTCCGACCGTCAGGATGTTCATTTCACGGGCGACCTCGGCCACCACCGGCGCCGAGCCGGTGCCGGTGCCGCCGCCCATGCCGGCGGTGATAAAGAGCATGTCGGTGCCTTCGAGGTACTCCTTGATGCGCTCGCGGTCTTCCATCGCCGCTTTCTCGCCCACTTCCGGATTGGCCCCGGCGCCCAGACCACGGGTCAGGCGGTCACCGAGCTGAATCCTGACTTCGGCGTGGCTTTTGGCCAGCACCTGTGCGTCGGTGTTCCCGGCGATAAACTCCACACCCTCGAGTCCCGACTCGATCATGCGGTTGACGGCGTTGTTTCCTGCTCCACCCAGGCCGATCACGCGAATTCTGGCCGCTTGCATCAATTCCTCTCCTTAAGACCGGAAGGATGTCCTTCCGTGCGGTTGCTAGTTTAGCGCAAGATACCGCTTTCTGGCGCCCGGGTCGCTGCGGGCTGAGACCAAAAGCGTCAGGCCCCGGCGGGGGTGCCGGGGCCTGGAGACAAGTGGACGCGCTTTACAGGACCCGGCGGGCGCCGACGTAGCGGCTCGACCAGTAGGGGTTGGAGAGGTTGTCGATCATGGTGCGGCCGTAGTAGCTGTTGGCGTTGGCGAAGTCGCCGTTGCCCAGGTAGATGGCGACGTGCGACACGCCCCGGCCCATGGTGTTGAAGAACATCAGGTCGCCGGCCTGCAGGTTGCTGCGGCTCACCGCGCGGCCGCTGCCGTACTGCGCCGCCGCCGTGCGGGGCAGCGAGATGCCCAGCGACTGGTACACCGCCTGGGTGTAGCCGCTGCAGTCCATCCCCCAGTTGTTGGTGCCGCCGTGGGCGTAGCGGATGCCCAGAAAGCGCAGTGCGGCCGAGCGCACGTAGCTGGTGCCCTTGGTGGGCGCGCTGGCCGTGGCCTTGCTGGGCGCGGCAGCGCCGCCGACATTGAGTTTCTGGCCGATCTGCAGGGTGGTGGAGTTGAGGCCGTTCATCTGCATCAGCTTCTGGGGCTGCAGGTTGTAGCGCTGCGCAACCTCCGAAATGGTGTCTCCGGCCCTGACGGTGTAGGTGGCGGCGGTGGCGCTGCCGCTCAAGGCAACACAAGTCAAAAGGATTCTGAAGGCATTCATTAACGTCGATCAGTTTATCAGGCCTTTAACTTCAGCCTATTTAGCTTCATCTTAAGCGGTTTTTCTCCAGCGCTGACAGCGAAAAAAGACCGTCTGAAGCTGCTTCTCATTTCAGTGGCCTCGTTGAGCGTCACTCATCTTGCTCATCTTTCTTCTCACCTGTGATTTTTTTGGATTCGGCGTGTGGCATGGGGGCCACGGTCGTTTGGTGCTGACAACGTGATCATGATCTCATTTTTCACATAAAAACTGAGCCGCTTCCTCCTGACGGGGAATAGGCCGGTCTGAGTCGCGAAAAGTTTCGACAGTGAGTTCATGCAGGAGGCGGTCTCCGACGGTATCCATGGCACCCTGCCCGCACTCGAAGTGGCAATGGCCGACTTCCGAGGCCAGGCGCCGGACCTGCTGGTCTGCCTGGGTAACGTGGGCATGACCGGCCTTTGGCCCAACGTGTGCTTGCAAGCGGTAGAAGCCCTGAACTGCCCCGTGGTCCTGGACAATGCCGCCGAAGCGTTGCTGTGGCCCTGGGCCGCTTTGCAGCCGCGTGGCTTGCCCGACGAGCGCGAAATTTACGAACCCGACGCCTGGAGCCATGTGGCGGTCGGCCACCGTGAGCGTGGGCTGGTCCAGGCCTACCAGCCGACAGTCTCGTCCTTGCCCGAAGTCCTGGCTTTCCACGGTAGGCCAGAACGCAACACGGAAGTTCTTGACGCGGCGACGCCTGAAGGGCGTCTTCTGGCGTAGCGGCGCAGCAGTCCGGGCACTGAAGTGTGGGTGGGCGGTCACACGCACCGTCCACTCCTGCGGACGCTCGAAGGCTGGCAACTGCTCAACCCGGGCTCGGTGGGCATGCCGTTCGAACAGAGAAATGGAGCGTACCTGAACGTGGCCCGCGCCGGGTACCTGTTGATGGACGAGGTGCCGGATGGATGGAGCATTCAATTTCGGAGGCGGGCATACCCGGCCCGGCAGATTCGGGAAGGCCTACGCTAGGCCCAGGTCCCGTAGGCCGAGCGCTGGGCCAACGACTGGGTGGACGCTTGAGCGCCTCCTTCAGGTAAGCTGATTTTATGAGCCTTCACCTCAATGCTGAAGTCGGCCAGATCGCGCCGACCGTTTTGCTGCCCGGCGACCCGCTGCGCGCCAGGCACATCGCCGAGACGTTTTTCACCGACCCGGTGCAGCACAACGATGTGCGCGGCATGCTGGGCTTCACCGGCACCTACAAAGGCCAGCCGGTCTCGGTGCAGGGCACCGGCATGGGCATGGCCAGCGCCGGCATCTACATCCACGAGCTGATCAACGGCTACGGCTGTCAGACCCTGGTGCGGGTCGGCACCTGCGGCAGCTACCACGAGAACGTGCATGTGCGCGACCTGATCCTGGCCCAGGCGGCCTGCACCGATTCCAACATCAACAACATCCGCTTCGGCGCCAAGAACTACGCGCCGATCGCCGACTTCGGCTTGCTGATGCGGGCGTATCAGGTGGCCCAGGCGCGCGGCCTCCGTGCCCATGT encodes the following:
- a CDS encoding MOSC domain-containing protein, with amino-acid sequence MTQWSGSTQHPETFDTAPQVVAVSRAAGHDFSKPVCARIHLLAGLGVEGDAHSGVTVQHRSRVAADPTQPNLRQVHLIHAELLDELVGRGFKVAAGDLGENVSTRGLDLLGLPVGTRLHLGETAVVELTGLRNPCAQIEAFGQARGRAGLLAATLDHDAAGQLIRKAGVMGVVIAGGEVRAGDLIEVEWPPQPWAALEKV
- a CDS encoding metallophosphoesterase family protein; amino-acid sequence: MQEAVSDGIHGTLPALEVAMADFRGQAPDLLVCLGNVGMTGLWPNVCLQAVEALNCPVVLDNAAEALLWPWAALQPRGLPDEREIYEPDAWSHVAVGHRERGLVQAYQPTVSSLPEVLAFHGRPERNTEVLDAATPEGRLLA
- the deoD gene encoding purine-nucleoside phosphorylase, whose protein sequence is MSLHLNAEVGQIAPTVLLPGDPLRARHIAETFFTDPVQHNDVRGMLGFTGTYKGQPVSVQGTGMGMASAGIYIHELINGYGCQTLVRVGTCGSYHENVHVRDLILAQAACTDSNINNIRFGAKNYAPIADFGLLMRAYQVAQARGLRAHVGNIMSSDTFYQDDPTEYKLWASFGVLGVEMEAAQLYTLAAKFGVRALTVLTVSDHLITREETTAEERQLTFNGMIEVALDAALGTA
- the ftsZ gene encoding cell division protein FtsZ; this encodes MQAARIRVIGLGGAGNNAVNRMIESGLEGVEFIAGNTDAQVLAKSHAEVRIQLGDRLTRGLGAGANPEVGEKAAMEDRERIKEYLEGTDMLFITAGMGGGTGTGSAPVVAEVAREMNILTVGIVTKPFKFEGPRRSKVAEDGIAKLQERVDGMIVVNNEKLLTAVDKKVSIRDAFLIADRVLYYGVKGISDVINVEGMINVDFADVRNLLSGAGAVLMGIGSGRGDKLADEAAASAINSPLLERGVEGARRILVNVTGGYDLAMNDAHEIVEKIRDATGYDDPDMLFGVSFDENAGDEVRVTVIATGFNETQSALGGGRLDPIPSSTVRTSRGQSHYDPKDYDIPAFLRQVDRS
- a CDS encoding LysM peptidoglycan-binding domain-containing C40 family peptidase, encoding MSGSATAATYTVRAGDTISEVAQRYNLQPQKLMQMNGLNSTTLQIGQKLNVGGAAAPSKATASAPTKGTSYVRSAALRFLGIRYAHGGTNNWGMDCSGYTQAVYQSLGISLPRTAAAQYGSGRAVSRSNLQAGDLMFFNTMGRGVSHVAIYLGNGDFANANSYYGRTMIDNLSNPYWSSRYVGARRVL
- the hpf gene encoding ribosome hibernation-promoting factor, HPF/YfiA family; translation: MHIYKLSGRNVDVTDALRDYVESKLTRLDRFNGQITDARVTLTVRDVRDASRRNRVEVQLNVPNGIIRAEEHNADMYAAIDKAGDVLERQLRKFKTKIMRHRNDAPIDAEAPAQADSGDDVSEFRPDIVRQKRFDMRPMSAEDAVTQMEALGHDFYVFMNMNTNSCGVVYRRKDGHYGLIEPS
- a CDS encoding metallophosphoesterase family protein, giving the protein MGGHTHRPLLRTLEGWQLLNPGSVGMPFEQRNGAYLNVARAGYLLMDEVPDGWSIQFRRRAYPARQIREGLR
- a CDS encoding NUDIX domain-containing protein, with the protein product MSDTRTLYSGHIVDLEVQDGKWEIVRHAPAVAVLLLNAAGEMLCVRQFRHAIAAHTIEVPAGLIDDGEAPEAAARRELQEEAGLDADMTLLTRFYSSPGFCDEELHVFRAVNPRESRLPMDDDEDIEVLWLQPQAVLAGLRDGSLKGSATTVTAALLALTGAPPAAGLGVRVDQQGGDQQGRH
- a CDS encoding bifunctional riboflavin kinase/FAD synthetase, whose product is MKTYLSASQRPDTETVVAIGSFDGLHLGHQALLARLRERARHHHVPSVVYTFDPPTRVFTQGVEFLSTLPEKLELLSRYGIDEVIAVPFTAEFAARPKEDFLNDLRSLRPRAVVVGEDFYFGKGRAGSVQDLRGVSRDVTALPMHSLGGEDIKSTRIREFLRLGQVESAQRFLGRHYSAQGVVVQGDQLGRTIGFPTANVQVAQGKALPRGVFAVRVQVESEGLTEVHDGMANIGNRPTVNGSVLRFEVNLLDFDGDLYGKELQVKFFHFIRAEQKFSGLDELKAQLGRDLDRTRALLAET